The Bdellovibrio bacteriovorus genome includes the window TGAATAACAGAGACACTAATCGTTTTTTTCAAATCCTGATGAACCCCGTGAGAAATCACGGGGTTTTTCTTTATCCCATACACTCTTAAGGCAAAATCCCACGCCGTTTCACCCTTCATATCTTTGACCGTCGCCGTTTGATCCCTTTGCAAAAAGGTATGCGTCACGACATCAGCAATCCAAGTTTTTACGTTCGGGAAAGGTGCCGCGATCATGGCAATTCCTGAAGGTCCCAACACGAGCGCGCGATGAGATTCCGGCGTAATATTGCCAAACACCATCGACATCACCATGTCTTTCGTCGATTGCATGATGCCGATATTCCAGTCGGATAACTTGGCGAAGACAGGTCCCATCAGTGGAGCGATAAATCCATCGTCGACAGATGCTATCAATCCGATCTTTGCAAATTGCGCCAAATAATCTTGGGTCAATGCCGGCGTAAACTTCTTCCAAAAGTTTTTTCCAAAGTGCAGACCCGGGCTGTCAGCGATGATTGTTTTACGTGTGCTCGCTACCAAATAGGGTCGCATGGTTTCCGTATGAAGAAGAGCGCCGATGGCGCCCGCAGACCAGCCCCACACGGTCAGATCAGAAAGGTTTTTGAAGTCGATGACTCTTTGTTGATTTAAGTATGCAAAAGCCGCGGCGATGTTCGTGGCCCCCGTATGATAAAGAGTTGCACCGGGTTTATAGTGGGCTTCGTGTGTGCCCGCAAATACGTCGCCTGTGCAGTAAGGGAAGAAAAGAGCCGAATGCTCTTGCCACGGATTTCCGGGCTTTTCTTGCGCCATCACAGTCGTTTGTGGATCTCCGGGTAACGGCGAAAGACGCGTTAAAGGGCTTGAACCGTAGCAGGTGCCTTCGGACCAGCACGCTCCCCCACCCATGAATTCTATCAGAAGCTTGTCATCATCTTTGCGATCAAGATAGACGCTATAGACTTGCCCGTTTCCGCAGTGAGCTCCGGGAATGTCTATCTTCTGCCATGTTCTTGCTTCGGTAATAACACTGAATAATGTGATTAAGATGAATAAAGAATATGTTTTCATGTCCTCATTTTTCGCGAGAACACGGAACGTGGAAACAACTTTGTTAACATTAGACCATGGTTAGAGAGCGAAGCGCACACCAAGACGAATGACGACACTCCACACAGGATTTGGGTCGAAGTCCGAAGCGATAAGCGCACGACCTTCAATGCCGACAACAAAACCAAAGTTTTGCAATTGGTAAGCTCCTTCAGTACCCACAGAGAGTCCTGACATCATCTTGATATTTTCTTTATCGCTGCGGCTGTCACCCATCAAGGTCGTTTTCACTTCTTCTTGATAGCCACCAAGTCCAACGCCTCCATACACGGCACCCGACAACTCGTTTTTCACTTTATTTATTAAATGATAGCGCCCCCATACTAAAAGCTCTTGATGAGTGCGCTCGATATTTGAAGTCGCGTTTCCTGAGTCTTCCGAATAGCGTGCGTATTCTGCCAGAAAGCTCAGACGCTTTTTTTGATAACCAAAAGAAAAATTCAAAGGCTTAACGTCTTCGATTTCTTGCGAGTTGGCTCGCTCATAGCGCATTTCAGGGTTGATCAAATTCAGAGTTAAGTAAGAAGGAACTTCCGGTGCGACTCTCGGCATTCTTGCGCGTGATTCTTGGGCCCAGCTCACCGACGAGGAAATTAGCAACGCTAGGAAAATGAAAACTCTCATTGCAAGCTGCTTTCTGTGACAGAAGGCGTTTCAACGGGAGCGACTTCCACTTTAGGAACCATTTTGAATTCAGACTCTGCCGTTTTTTCGCAAGTCACGGCTTCTTCCGTCGTGAGTGCGGAAGAAGAAATAACCTCGGCCAAGAACTGACATTCTTCTTCACGGTAAGACTCATTCATTGCGAACATCGACTTCATAAATTTGTCGGCGGTATAGTAATTCAAATCCAGCTTATCGAAGTCGTCTTTCATTTTCGGAAGCACTTTCACGATCAACTTAGCGATGTCTTTACGTGCTTGCAGGTCCTCGATTCCGCGCGCTTTAGAATAAATGTCAGTATAACGTTTAAGAACGCGAGAGAACTGTGTTCCCAATGAATAAGCATAGCCGGTCACGTAATCAGAGAAACGCGCTTTATCTGCGGCTCCTGAATAAAAGATATTTAAAGATCTTTTGATATTGTCTGCTGATGGCAATGAGTTCACAGACTTTTCGTCACGCACTTTTAAAGAACGCGTGGCTTTTTCAGAAGGCAAAGACTGCGCGATAAAATCCGGATCGCCCGTATACATCCAGCCCCAGTAGTCAGCAAGACCTTCATTCAAACCGCGAATGATCGCCAGGTGATAGTACATATGCATTTGGGCTTCGCTCATCTCTTCGCCAGTGCTGATAGGCAGAAGACGACGGTGACGAACAGAAAGATCTTCTACGATCGCGCGCTCTAAGAAGTTTTCACGATCATGAATTTGCGCGCGCTCATCTCCCATCACCAGTTTATAAAACAAAGAATGAAAGTGTTCGTGCGCCAAGATTCCACCGTTGATGGGAATCGGAAGACCTTCTGAAGAATAAGGAACTAAAAGCATTGAATCCGTGTTGCCATCATAGAAAGCATTGTTCGTCAGACCGCCACGGACCTTCACTGCGACACCGACGTCGCGAGGCCACTTGTTCACTCCACCAGCCCCTAACTCTTCATCCAAAAGAGCCAGTCTTTGCGTGTGCGCATAGATCGTAACCAATTGCTGAGTCATTTCATTGGCAGGAATGAAAGCTCCATCCGAATTTTTAATGAAACGACCTTGTGGAGCGGAACCTTGTAATTGATTATTGGCGATGCGAGGGCTTAAGAAGAAACGCACAAATTTGCCAGCCACGGTTTGCAGATCCGTGATGCCCTTCAATTCGAATATATCCAGAGAGTAGGAGCCTTTCGAGTTGCTCATAGGAGCTAAAACTCGGACGCTGCCCGTTTCCGTAGCAGAATCTGTTTGCGGCGCACAGGCTGCCAACACAGATACTGAAATTGCTGCTATGATCCGACTGAAAACGTTCTTCACAAAGTCCTCTCTAAGCACTATAAACGGGAGGTCCCTAAGACCTATTGACCAAACGCGTTATAGTTATAGTTAAAATAGGCAAAAAACTCAATGAAAACTTAGGGATAGACAAACTTTGTCAGTCCCACTAAAGGTTCGACAGTGAAAGGGCTCTGGAAGGGGCCCCTCTTGTGACGAGGAAAAGCCATGGATGTACTTGATTTTGTTACGAAAGATTTAAACCCTCCGCAAAAAGACGCTGTCGAAACTCTTGAGGGGCCTTTACTGATTTTAGCGGGTGCCGGCTCGGGAAAGACCCGGGTCCTTACCCATCGCATGGCCAATATCATCGGCCAAGGGGTTGCCGCCCCCGATGAGATCCTTTGCGTGACCTTCACCAATAAGGCCGCCAAAGAGATGGAGCATCGTATTTACAAGATCCTTTCTGAGATGGGCGCGCATGTTCGCACTCAACTTTGGATCAACACCTTCCACAGTTTCTGCGTGCGCGTGCTTCGTCAGCACATCACTTTGCTCGACTATAAACCTTTCTTCGGCATCTATGATTCGTCAGATACGTTAAGCCAAATCAAAAAGGTTATGACGGTTCTGAATATCAACGACAAGATGTATCCCGCGAAAAACTTCCAAAGCCGTATCAGCAACGCCAAGATGATGGGACTTTCGCCCGAAGCTTTCGAAAAAAATGCGAAGCGCTTGATGGATGCAAAAACGGTTGAGGTCTATAAGGCCTACGAAGTCGAAATGAAAAAAGCGAACAGCTTGGATTTCGACGACTTGTTAATGAAGACCTATGAACTTTTCCGCATGTACCCTGACGTTTTAAAAATGTATCAGGAAAAATTCCGTTACATTATGGTGGATGAGTATCAAGACACCAATCACATTCAATATCTTTTGGTGCAGATGTTGGCGAAGGCTCATCGCAATCTTTGCGTTGTGGGTGATGAGGATCAGTCGATCTATAGCTGGCGTGGTGCGGATATTAAAAACATTCTGGATTTTGAAAAAGACTTCCCAGAAGCCAAAGTCGTCAAGCTTGAAGAAAACTATCGCTCTTCGGCTAACATTGTGAATGCCGCGACTTCGGTGATTAAAAACAATTCGCAAAGAAAAGATAAAACTCTTTTCACTTCAAACAATGCTGGTGACTTGATTCATGTTCGTGAAGAAAAAAATGAATACGATGAAGCGAAGTTTGTCGCAAAAACCATCCAGACAATGATGAATGAGGGCGAAGGCTCTTACAATGACTACGCTGTCTTCTATCGTACGAATGCGCAGTCTCGTGTTCTTGAAGAGCAGATGCGCACTTTGGCCATCCCTTACCGCCTGGTGGGCGGCGTGCGCTTCTATGAGCGCATGGAGATCAAAGACATTCTTTCGTACATGAAGCTTGCGATCAATCCCGCCGATGATATTGCTCTAAAACGTATCATCAATGTTCCCGCACGTGGAATAGGTAAGACGACGATTGAAAAACTGGAAGAGTACGCTGCTCAACACGGAACCAGCATGTACCTTGCTGCGGGCAAAGCCTGCGATGATCGCATTTTCAATGCGGGAACAACAGGAAAGATCCGTCGATTCTTGGAATTGATGGATGAATTGCAAGCCAATGCTTTGAATTTCAAGATTGTCGATTTCTATCACATCGTATTGGATCGCACAGAGTATTTGCTGAACTTGAAAAAAGACGAATCTCCAGAAGCGCAAGCTCGTATCGAAAACTTAGAAGAACTCGACAACGCCATTGCCCAGTTTGCGAAAGAGCGCGGTGACGAAGGAACTTTGACAAGCTTCTTGGAAGAGATGGCTCTAGTCAGCGATGTGGACTCTTTGGATCAAGAACAGAACTCTGTCACGTTGATGACTTTGCATATTTCAAAAGGTTTGGAATACCCTTACGTCTTTGTTGTAGGGATGGAAGAAAACCTTTTCCCAAGTGGTCGAAGCCTCGATAGCGATGGTGAAGAAGATGTTGAAGAAGAACGCCGCTTGGCTTACGTGGGCATGACTCGCGCGCGCCAGAAGTTGTGGCTGACTTACGCCAAAATGCGTCGCGTGTGGGGCCAAGAGCAAATGAATCCTCCCTCACGCTTCATCAAAGAAATTCCGAAAGAGTACGTGGACTTCAAAGCGGCTATTGCCGAAGGACCTCGCTTTGTTTCACGCTATGGCTCTAGTTCTTACGATGCTGATGGAGCCTTCGACAGTCCTCGCTGGGGTTCGCTGGCGTCGGATCGTAACAAAGCACGTCCACAAAGTTTCGATGATAGCCAAGCCTTTCCTGACTATGAAAATGAAGGATCTCAAGGTGGTCAATTCACCAAAGGCATGCGCGTTCGTCACCCCACTTTTGGAGCGGGCACTGTGTATGCGACCGAAGGAACCGGTGAAAACTTTAAGGTCAGCGTGATGTTCACGGATAATACGGTGAAGAAATTTGTCGTGAAATATGCCCGTTTAGAGCGCATCTAGAATATTGATATTGAGCATAATTTGTATTTTGTTGTTGCCAAAATCATGGTTCCTGACAAATCTAGTTCGGCTACCTGAGGAGGTACTACTGTGAAAAAGTTTTTTGTTGTAGCATGTTTATTTGTTTCATCTGTTTCTTTTGCTCAAAGACCAGCTCCAGCTCGTTCTGTAGCGTCTAACGGCGAAAACACTGCAAGCATCAGCTTGGGTATGAGCAGCTCTGCGCTTAACATTGGCGGCAGATTGGAATTCAGCCAAGAACAAGGTGCCTTCGGTGGTTACGCGTTCTTGCAAACTGAAAAGAAAGATGCGGGAATTCCGCAAATCTTGTCTTTCGGTGGTCACTCTTTGATCAAGCTTGTTGATGCATCCAATGTAAATGCCTACATGGCTCCAGGTGTTGGTATCTCTATGATCAAAATGGATGGCGCTGACGACAAAACTGTTTTCGGTCCTTCTTTCCGTTTCGGTGGTCAAATCAAATTGCCTCGCGGCGCGGGTGCTCTAGG containing:
- a CDS encoding pectin acetylesterase-family hydrolase, with protein sequence MKTYSLFILITLFSVITEARTWQKIDIPGAHCGNGQVYSVYLDRKDDDKLLIEFMGGGACWSEGTCYGSSPLTRLSPLPGDPQTTVMAQEKPGNPWQEHSALFFPYCTGDVFAGTHEAHYKPGATLYHTGATNIAAAFAYLNQQRVIDFKNLSDLTVWGWSAGAIGALLHTETMRPYLVASTRKTIIADSPGLHFGKNFWKKFTPALTQDYLAQFAKIGLIASVDDGFIAPLMGPVFAKLSDWNIGIMQSTKDMVMSMVFGNITPESHRALVLGPSGIAMIAAPFPNVKTWIADVVTHTFLQRDQTATVKDMKGETAWDFALRVYGIKKNPVISHGVHQDLKKTISVSVIQ
- a CDS encoding ATP-dependent helicase, which encodes MDVLDFVTKDLNPPQKDAVETLEGPLLILAGAGSGKTRVLTHRMANIIGQGVAAPDEILCVTFTNKAAKEMEHRIYKILSEMGAHVRTQLWINTFHSFCVRVLRQHITLLDYKPFFGIYDSSDTLSQIKKVMTVLNINDKMYPAKNFQSRISNAKMMGLSPEAFEKNAKRLMDAKTVEVYKAYEVEMKKANSLDFDDLLMKTYELFRMYPDVLKMYQEKFRYIMVDEYQDTNHIQYLLVQMLAKAHRNLCVVGDEDQSIYSWRGADIKNILDFEKDFPEAKVVKLEENYRSSANIVNAATSVIKNNSQRKDKTLFTSNNAGDLIHVREEKNEYDEAKFVAKTIQTMMNEGEGSYNDYAVFYRTNAQSRVLEEQMRTLAIPYRLVGGVRFYERMEIKDILSYMKLAINPADDIALKRIINVPARGIGKTTIEKLEEYAAQHGTSMYLAAGKACDDRIFNAGTTGKIRRFLELMDELQANALNFKIVDFYHIVLDRTEYLLNLKKDESPEAQARIENLEELDNAIAQFAKERGDEGTLTSFLEEMALVSDVDSLDQEQNSVTLMTLHISKGLEYPYVFVVGMEENLFPSGRSLDSDGEEDVEEERRLAYVGMTRARQKLWLTYAKMRRVWGQEQMNPPSRFIKEIPKEYVDFKAAIAEGPRFVSRYGSSSYDADGAFDSPRWGSLASDRNKARPQSFDDSQAFPDYENEGSQGGQFTKGMRVRHPTFGAGTVYATEGTGENFKVSVMFTDNTVKKFVVKYARLERI